From Argopecten irradians isolate NY chromosome 2, Ai_NY, whole genome shotgun sequence, the proteins below share one genomic window:
- the LOC138315822 gene encoding sulfotransferase 1C2-like isoform X1, which produces MAEGKPKPKYTPGELKDEDIIRIPDQNGKIKEIIKVEGITIPCEVIRSGHIPDIRLNLPKIRKMTCREDDIFLCAFPRSGTHWTWEIINMLTTGKLEYLSQPKESAMMEFHYPEEFDNIPSRRILNTHLPVRLLPTDVKEKNLKVILVQRNPKDVLVSAFHFLQKAKLMPFEGTFDEFFKMFMKGGLRQSWFDYTLESEKAVNEKELDMHVINYEELKKNTVPTIKRLSEFLGTNCDDEYITKVAEMCSFQGMKKANDEVKDIDKFTFEKDLMKSHYRKGEIGDWKNMMTVAQSKQFDELFAEKMKDSSFKFDFTK; this is translated from the exons ATGGCGGAAGGTAAACCAAAACCCAAGTATACTCCAG GTGAACTGAAGGACGAGGATATCATTAGGATTCCAGACCAGAACGGAAAAATAAAGGAAATCATCAAAGTGGAGGGAATAACGATCCCCTGTGAAGTTATCCGAAGTGGACATATCCCAGATATAAGGCTTAACCTGCCAAAGATTAGGAAAATGACGTGTCGGGAGGACGACATTTTTCTGTGTGCTTTCCCAAGATCAG GTACTCATTGGACATGGGAAATCATTAACATGCTCACAACAGGAAAACTGGAATACCTAAGTCAACCGAAGGAATCCGCTATGATGGAGTTCCATTATCCTGAAGAATTTGACAATATTCCGTCAAGGCGGATACTAAATACACACCTTCCTGTGAGATTATTGCCTACAGATGTCAAAGAGAAAAACCTTAAAGTAATTCTTGTACAACGTAACCCTAAGGATGTCTTGGTGTCAGCGTTTCATTTCTTGCAAAAAGCGAAATTAATGCCATTCGAGGGAACTTTTGATGAATTTTTCAAGATGTTCATGAAAGGAg GTTTAAGACAATCCTGGTTTGATTATACCCTTGAGTCGGAAAAAGCCGTAAATGAGAAGGAATTAGATATGCATGTGATCAACTACGAGGAACTCAAAAAG AATACAGTACCAACTATCAAGAGGCTCTCGGAATTCCTTGGGACTAACTGTGACGACGAATACATAACGAAGGTAGCAGAAATGTGCAGCTTTCAGGGAATGAAGAAAGCCAATGACGAAGTtaaagatattgacaaatttacATTTGAGAAGGACTTAATGAAGAGTCATTACAGAAAAG gTGAGATCGGGGACTGGAAGAACATGATGACAGTGGCACAAAGTAAACAGTTTGACGAACTATTCGCCGAAAAGATGAAAGACTCTTCCTTTAAGTTTGACTTTacaaaatag
- the LOC138315822 gene encoding sulfotransferase 1C2-like isoform X2 has product MTCREDDIFLCAFPRSGTHWTWEIINMLTTGKLEYLSQPKESAMMEFHYPEEFDNIPSRRILNTHLPVRLLPTDVKEKNLKVILVQRNPKDVLVSAFHFLQKAKLMPFEGTFDEFFKMFMKGGLRQSWFDYTLESEKAVNEKELDMHVINYEELKKNTVPTIKRLSEFLGTNCDDEYITKVAEMCSFQGMKKANDEVKDIDKFTFEKDLMKSHYRKGEIGDWKNMMTVAQSKQFDELFAEKMKDSSFKFDFTK; this is encoded by the exons ATGACGTGTCGGGAGGACGACATTTTTCTGTGTGCTTTCCCAAGATCAG GTACTCATTGGACATGGGAAATCATTAACATGCTCACAACAGGAAAACTGGAATACCTAAGTCAACCGAAGGAATCCGCTATGATGGAGTTCCATTATCCTGAAGAATTTGACAATATTCCGTCAAGGCGGATACTAAATACACACCTTCCTGTGAGATTATTGCCTACAGATGTCAAAGAGAAAAACCTTAAAGTAATTCTTGTACAACGTAACCCTAAGGATGTCTTGGTGTCAGCGTTTCATTTCTTGCAAAAAGCGAAATTAATGCCATTCGAGGGAACTTTTGATGAATTTTTCAAGATGTTCATGAAAGGAg GTTTAAGACAATCCTGGTTTGATTATACCCTTGAGTCGGAAAAAGCCGTAAATGAGAAGGAATTAGATATGCATGTGATCAACTACGAGGAACTCAAAAAG AATACAGTACCAACTATCAAGAGGCTCTCGGAATTCCTTGGGACTAACTGTGACGACGAATACATAACGAAGGTAGCAGAAATGTGCAGCTTTCAGGGAATGAAGAAAGCCAATGACGAAGTtaaagatattgacaaatttacATTTGAGAAGGACTTAATGAAGAGTCATTACAGAAAAG gTGAGATCGGGGACTGGAAGAACATGATGACAGTGGCACAAAGTAAACAGTTTGACGAACTATTCGCCGAAAAGATGAAAGACTCTTCCTTTAAGTTTGACTTTacaaaatag
- the LOC138316693 gene encoding uncharacterized protein yields MDSLPPSDRAKDLSDINLELSAAPTQRSLGLGWNLESDTFVFNITPKDPQVKVTKREILSGLNSLYDPLGFLAPVILQGRFIFRDVVNSTSEWDEAVKPDVELRWRNWCHSLHNLSDLKMPRTFVPTSLKDSERIELHTFSDASEKAISAVSFLRVTSGIDTFVGFAFGKSKLSPCHGHTVPRLELCAAVMATEIAQFVSKQLDVTIHERKFFTDSRVVLGYIYNRTKRFHTYVSNRVHRIHQETSPEEWSHVPTDQNPADIGTRSCMTNELSDGMWLNGPTFLRDASDVNEVTEYPLQDPEDDKEIRSETMKTSVGHTLGLERFERFSSWVSVVRGVARLHSYVRKKQGRPPYDDTRTYRSTETYLIKLMQNEKFPQEIANLRSKKLVPKNSPLRYLDTYLDNDGIIRVGGRIRTGDALSGQEGPIVIPGKTHLARLIVLHYHEKTTKHQGRNILEGAVRSAGYWIIGAKRLITSVINSCVICRKLRRKLEYQKMANLPEFRTQPTPPFTYVGVDTFGPCQVSTRKTRGGAANAKRWAILFTCMTSRAVHIELVEEMSSAAFINALRRFVSLRGKVTQFYSDRGTNFVGSTDALQMNTVNVESPTVKKFLVENCTTWIFNPPHASHMGGVWERAIGTARRILEGIIVLESRRNLTHDILSTFMCEVCAIINSRPIAPVSVDPSQPSVLSPSVLLTQKVDVDLEPFEEIDIKDAYKSTWKHAQVLANQFWKRWQIEYLHSLQSRRKWLDTKDNIQEGDVVLLKEEGTVRYDWPLGQVLHTFPSNDGRVRKVELQVVKNGQKVTYVRPITRIVYLFSK; encoded by the coding sequence ATGGATTCCCTTCCCCCGAGCGACAGAGCCAAAGACCTCAGCGACATAAACCTTGAGCTCAGCGCTGCTCCTACTCAACGTAGTCTAGGTCTTGGCTGGAACCTTGAGTCAGACACCTTCGTCTTCAACATCACCCCAAAGGACCCCCAGGTTAAGGTTACGAAAAGAGAGATACTCTCAGGCTTGAACAGTCTCTATGATCCTCTTGGGTTCTTGGCCCCCGTCATTTTACAAGGACGATTTATCTTTCGAGATGTCGTTAACTCCACCTCAGAATGGGATGAAGCAGTTAAGCCGGATGTTGAGTTAAGATGGAGAAACTGGTGTCACTCCCTACACAACTTATCGGACTTGAAAATGCCCAGGACATTTGTACCCACATCATTGAAGGATAGTGAAAGGATCGAGTTACATACCTTCTCGGATGCCTCTGAAAAGGCAATTTCTGCGGTTTCCTTCCTTCGTGTTACCAGTGGTATAGACACCTTCGTTGGATTCGCCTTTGGTAAATCGAAACTATCTCCATGTCACGGGCATACAGTACCGCGTTTAGAACTATGTGCTGCAGTTATGGCTACGGAAATCGCTCAGTTTGTAAGTAAGCAACTTGACGTTACGATTCACGAAAGGAAGTTTTTCACAGACAGTCGTGTAGTACTCGGGTACATCTACAACAGGACCAAACGTTTTCATACCTACGTGTCAAACCGGGTCCATCGTATTCACCAGGAAACCTCACCTGAGGAATGGAGTCACGTTCCAACAGACCAGAATCCAGCAGACATAGGAACAAGATCATGTATGACAAATGAACTCTCAGATGGAATGTGGTTGAATGGACCTACCTTTTTGCGAGACGCCAGTGATGTGAATGAGGTAACGGAGTACCCTCTACAAGATCCCGAAGACGACAAAGAAATCAGATCGGAAACTATGAAGACCTCTGTCGGTCACACCCTAGGTCTTGAGAGGTTCGAACGATTTTCCTCGTGGGTCTCAGTGGTTCGAGGAGTCGCCAGACTACACAGTTATGTCAGGAAGAAGCAAGGACGTCCGCCGTACGACGACACGAGAACATATAGATCGACAGAGACTTACCTTATAAAACTCATGCAGAACGAGAAGTTTCCTCAAGAAATTGCTAATCTCCGCAGTAAGAAGCTTGTGCCAAAGAACAGCCCGTTAAGATACTTAGACACCTACCTCGACAATGATGGCATTATACGCGTTGGTGGTAGAATCCGCACAGGAGATGCATTATCTGGTCAAGAAGGACCCATTGTGATCCCTGGGAAAACTCACCTGGCCCGACTGATTGTGCTTCACTATCATGAGAAAACAACGAAACATCAAGGTAGAAACATCTTGGAAGGCGCAGTCAGATCGGCTGGTTATTGGATAATTGGTGCCAAGAGACTCATTACGTCAGTCATCAACTCATGCGTCATCTGCAGGAAACTTCGCCGGAAATTGGAGTACCAGAAAATGGCTAATTTACCTGAATTCCGCACGCAACCTACTCCACCGTTTACCTACGTAGGTGTTGACACCTTTGGTCCGTGCCAAGTTTCAACTAGGAAAACGCGTGGTGGTGCAGCTAATGCTAAGCGATGGGCGATACTTTTCACTTGTATGACCAGTAGAGCCGTGCACATAGAACTTGTAGAGGAAATGTCTTCAGCAGCGTTTATCAATGCTCTTCGTCGTTTTGTCTCATTGCGCGGAAAGGTTACACAGTTCTACTCTGACCGAGGTACTAACTTTGTCGGCAGTACAGACGCACTTCAAATGAACACCGTAAATGTCGAAAGTCCTACTGTTAAGAAGTTCTTGGTAGAAAACTGTACTACATGGATCTTCAATCCACCACATGCATCGCATATGGGCGGTGTCTGGGAGAGAGCCATCGGCACAGCAAGGAGGATTCTCGAAGGAATCATCGTATTAGAATCACGACGGAATCTTACTCATGATATTTTAAGTACATTTATGTGTGAAGTATGCGCGATTATCAACAGTCGTCCTATCGCGCCCGTGTCGGTTGACCCCTCGCAACCATCTGTGTTATCTCCGTCAGTTCTCTTAACTCAGAAAGTGGATGTGGACTTGGAACCATTTGAGGAAATCGACATCAAGGACGCGTATAAATCAACTTGGAAACATGCGCAAGTTCTAGCGAACCAATTCTGGAAAAGATGGCAGATCGAATATCTACATTCGCTTCAGTCGAGACGGAAATGGCTCGACACTAAAGACAACATTCAGGAAGGAGATGTTGTTCTACTGAAAGAGGAAGGTACGGTTAGGTACGACTGGCCTCTAGGACAAGTTCTTCATACTTTTCCGAGCAACGATGGAAGAGTTCGCAAAGTTGAACTTCAAGTAGTTAAGAATGGTCAAAAGGTGACTTATGTGAGACCGATTACTCGGATTGTGTATTTGTTTTCGAAGTAG
- the LOC138316694 gene encoding sulfotransferase 1A1-like has translation MANDKPWYTVDEINEEEIVRIQDDDGNIKEVINVEDIVVPLGMIQSGNIPDMRENVKKIREMKCRDDDIFICAYTRSGTHWVWEITNMLTTGKHEYLTLPKEAAMLEFNYPEELDFIPSRRALNTHLPLKMLPKQVKDKKLKIIFVQRNPKDVMVSAFHFFQKAQMSPFEGTFEEFFTLFTKYGIMVSWFDYTLEAAAAVQGTELDIHVIYYEELKKDPVRAIKSLSEFLGTDRDDIFVRTVADSCSFNKMKQASGNVKEMEKFMFEIDLMRAHYRKGEIGDWKNMMTVAQSEQFDELFAEKMEGCSFKFDFS, from the exons ATGGCAAACGACAAACCATGGTATACAGTTG ACGAAATAAATGAGGAAGAAATTGTCCGAATACAGGATGATGACGGCAACATAAAGGAAGTGATCAATGTTGAGGACATAGTGGTCCCTCTTGGAATGATCCAAAGTGGAAACATCCCGGATATGAGAGAAAACGTGAAGAAAATCCGCGAAATGAAATGTAGAGATGACGACATTTTCATTTGTGCCTATACCAGATCAG GTACACATTGGGTGTGGGAAATCACCAACATGCTGACAACAGGGAAACACGAATATCTTACTCTACCGAAGGAGGCCGCCATGTTGGAGTTCAACTATCCGGAGGAGTTAGACTTCATTCCTTCTCGAAGGGCACTTAACACACACCTTCCACTAAAAATGTTGCCAAAGCAAGTGAAAGATAAAAAACTGAAGATCATATTTGTACAAAGAAACCCTAAGGATGTTATGGTTTCGGCATTTCACTTTTTTCAGAAAGCACAAATGTCGCCATTCGAAGGAACATTTGAAGAATTCTTTACGCTCTTTACAAAATATG GTATTATGGTGAGTTGGTTTGATTATACCCTGGAGGCTGCGGCAGCTGTTCAAGGCACTGAGCTTGATATCCATGTTATCTATTACGAGGAACTGAAGAAG GATCCTGTTCGTGCTATTAAAAGTCTCTCGGAATTCCTCGGCACTGATCGTGACGACATATTTGTCAGGACAGTGGCAGACTCATGCAGTTTCAACAAAATGAAGCAAGCAAGTGGTAACGTCAAAGAAATGGAAAAATTCATGTTCGAGATTGACTTAATGAGAGCCCATTACCGAAAAG GTGAGATCGGGGACTGGAAGAACATGATGACAGTGGCGCAAAGTGAACAGTTTGACGAACTATTCGCCGAAAAGATGGAAGGCTGTTCCTTTAAGTTTGACTTTTCGTAA